From a region of the Flavobacterium sediminilitoris genome:
- a CDS encoding THC0290_0291 family protein has translation MSKIIKHLLFLSIIAPFTSNAQRGFSHEIGAFVGGVAFQSDFGVRNDFDTNKGNTGFAIGLVHYLNFSYGAECNCYTPDSYFNDHFKLRSELSYNSTKLEHFGKWAEKNTLGGIQLNAMKGEAKVTDIGMQLEYYPWSIREFTSRKGGWAPFVGLGAHFSFFQNNTYSELGPLGTPETTYYRYLPDGYSSEGGNTFSVVSSIGTRYKLTELSDLFVELRWQYYFSDWVDGLRKNPDVWQENKSNDWNVWLNFGYIYYLD, from the coding sequence ATGTCTAAAATAATTAAGCACCTACTTTTTTTAAGTATTATTGCGCCATTCACATCAAATGCACAGCGCGGTTTTTCTCACGAAATTGGAGCTTTTGTAGGTGGTGTTGCCTTTCAGTCAGATTTTGGTGTTAGAAATGATTTTGACACTAATAAAGGAAACACAGGTTTTGCTATAGGTCTTGTACATTATCTTAATTTCTCTTATGGTGCAGAATGTAACTGTTACACTCCTGACTCTTATTTTAATGATCATTTCAAATTACGTTCAGAATTATCATACAATAGCACAAAATTAGAACACTTTGGAAAATGGGCTGAAAAAAATACTCTAGGAGGAATTCAACTAAATGCCATGAAAGGAGAAGCCAAAGTAACTGATATTGGTATGCAGTTAGAGTACTATCCATGGAGCATTAGAGAATTTACTAGTAGAAAAGGTGGCTGGGCTCCGTTTGTAGGTCTTGGCGCTCATTTTTCTTTTTTCCAAAATAATACTTATTCAGAATTAGGTCCTTTAGGAACTCCTGAAACTACATATTATAGATATTTACCTGATGGATATTCTTCTGAAGGAGGAAATACTTTTTCTGTTGTATCTAGTATAGGTACTCGTTACAAATTAACTGAATTATCAGATTTATTTGTAGAATTAAGGTGGCAATATTACTTTTCAGATTGGGTTGATGGTTTAAGAAAAAATCCTGATGTATGGCAAGAAAACAAATCTAATGATTGGAATGTTTGGTTAAACTTTGGATATATATATTACTTAGATTAA